A genomic segment from Candidatus Binatia bacterium encodes:
- a CDS encoding radical SAM protein — translation MAPASDASIPLLARGAAPASDRERARVAPRVPFLGLDTVWFQVGGTLCNLKCRHCFISCGPANHDHELMSRDEVRPYLLEAESLGVNDLYFTGGEPFLNRELLGIVEDALRIGPATVLTNGTLITDDRARALAEAHEASRYSLEVRVSVDGTTPERNDPIRGAGSFDEAMAGVERLAAAGLNPILTVARTWEDHEDDAIRERFHEILRSRGIARPRVKVLPLFLLGREPERTRGYGAEELLTEEHLRGHDPWSLQCSTSRMVTSRGVMICPILIDAPDALMGKSLRESLRPHPLAHGACHTCWATGATCRN, via the coding sequence ATGGCTCCCGCTTCCGACGCGTCCATCCCCTTGCTGGCGCGCGGCGCCGCGCCGGCATCCGACCGGGAGCGGGCGCGCGTCGCGCCGCGCGTTCCGTTCCTGGGCCTCGACACCGTCTGGTTCCAGGTCGGGGGGACCCTCTGCAATCTGAAGTGCCGGCATTGCTTCATCTCGTGCGGCCCCGCCAATCACGATCACGAGCTGATGAGTCGCGACGAGGTCCGCCCCTACCTGCTCGAGGCGGAGTCGCTGGGGGTGAACGACCTCTACTTCACCGGCGGCGAGCCGTTCCTGAACCGGGAGCTGCTCGGGATCGTGGAGGACGCGCTCCGGATCGGGCCCGCGACGGTGCTGACTAACGGCACGCTGATCACCGACGATCGGGCCCGTGCCCTGGCCGAAGCGCATGAAGCCTCGCGCTATTCGCTCGAAGTGCGCGTGAGCGTGGACGGGACCACGCCCGAGCGGAACGATCCCATCCGCGGCGCGGGCTCGTTCGACGAGGCGATGGCCGGCGTGGAGCGGCTCGCCGCGGCCGGGCTGAACCCGATCCTCACCGTGGCGCGCACCTGGGAGGACCACGAGGACGACGCGATCCGGGAGCGCTTTCACGAGATCCTCCGCTCGCGGGGGATCGCGCGGCCGCGCGTGAAGGTGCTGCCGCTCTTCCTCCTCGGAAGGGAGCCGGAACGGACCCGCGGGTACGGCGCCGAAGAGCTCCTGACCGAGGAGCACCTGCGCGGCCACGATCCCTGGTCGCTCCAGTGCTCCACGAGCCGCATGGTGACGAGCCGGGGCGTCATGATCTGCCCGATCCTGATCGATGCGCCCGACGCCCTCATGGGGAAGTCGCTGCGGGAATCGCTCCGCCCGCACCCGCTGGCGCACGGCGCCTGCCATACCTGCTGGGCGACGGGGGCGACGTGCCGGAACTGA
- a CDS encoding DUF2203 domain-containing protein → MERIRSRIFTIEEANQLLPYLDQALDRLAGLGRSVTGLKREIDVLRAIAGSGASDLNPDLRSLGEKEDAYETTVERFRSILAEVSRHGCIVRDLELGLVDFYTMHREQIVCLCWRRGEPRIEHWHPLDEGFSGRRPLDELR, encoded by the coding sequence ATGGAACGCATTCGCAGTCGGATCTTCACCATCGAAGAAGCCAATCAGCTCCTCCCCTACCTGGACCAAGCCCTGGACCGCCTGGCCGGCCTGGGTCGCTCGGTGACCGGCTTGAAGCGCGAGATCGACGTTCTCCGCGCCATCGCCGGCTCGGGGGCCAGCGACCTGAACCCCGATCTCCGGTCGCTGGGGGAGAAGGAGGATGCCTACGAAACCACCGTGGAGCGTTTCCGCTCCATCCTGGCCGAGGTCTCCCGGCACGGCTGCATCGTCCGCGACCTCGAGCTGGGCCTCGTGGACTTCTACACCATGCACCGGGAGCAGATCGTCTGCCTCTGCTGGCGGCGGGGGGAGCCGCGGATCGAGCACTGGCACCCGCTCGACGAAGGCTTCTCCGGACGCCGCCCGCTCGACGAGCTGCGCTGA
- a CDS encoding NAD(P)/FAD-dependent oxidoreductase: MIWDVLIVGAGPAGLSAALFTRMRRMSTLLLDTAVAGGQLASLYPKKPVHDYPSYTYVMGDVLGRNFVDQANHMGAAIREGEHVTMIARDEEANLIRVTSTKGAYEARSVIVATGGGAFEPRKINKPGEAELRGHGVGYGMPDVEESRGKRVLVIGGGDSALESALSLKDVSEVTLIHMLDKWQGMDSYVEEIAESGRIRALLETETVEIRGDGRVESVLVRNKKTGDVEEIPVDLVSINIGYLMDTKIIRQWGLTLSGNQIQVDNVMNTNIKGVFSCGDIATYPGKYKLLITACSEGAAAGNSAYVYVKQPKKFTVGELYAAPKEEGDAQPKTA, encoded by the coding sequence TTGATCTGGGACGTCCTCATCGTGGGCGCCGGTCCGGCCGGCCTCTCCGCCGCCCTCTTCACGCGCATGCGGCGGATGTCCACGCTGCTCCTCGACACCGCCGTCGCGGGCGGCCAGCTCGCGTCGCTCTACCCGAAAAAGCCGGTCCACGACTACCCCTCCTACACCTACGTCATGGGGGACGTCCTCGGCCGGAACTTCGTGGACCAGGCGAACCACATGGGCGCCGCGATCCGAGAGGGGGAGCACGTGACGATGATCGCGCGCGACGAGGAGGCGAACCTGATCCGCGTCACGTCGACGAAGGGCGCCTATGAGGCGCGCAGCGTGATCGTGGCGACGGGCGGCGGCGCCTTCGAGCCGCGGAAGATCAACAAGCCGGGCGAGGCCGAGCTGCGCGGCCACGGGGTGGGCTACGGCATGCCCGACGTCGAGGAGAGCCGCGGGAAGCGCGTGCTCGTGATCGGCGGCGGCGACAGCGCGCTGGAATCGGCCCTCTCCCTGAAGGACGTCTCCGAGGTCACGCTGATCCACATGCTGGACAAGTGGCAGGGGATGGATTCCTACGTCGAGGAGATCGCCGAGTCCGGCCGCATCCGCGCGCTGCTCGAGACGGAGACCGTGGAGATCCGGGGGGACGGCCGGGTGGAATCGGTGCTGGTGCGGAACAAGAAGACCGGCGACGTCGAGGAGATCCCGGTGGATCTCGTCTCGATCAACATCGGCTATCTCATGGACACGAAGATCATCCGCCAGTGGGGGCTCACGCTTTCGGGCAACCAGATCCAGGTGGACAACGTCATGAACACGAACATCAAGGGCGTGTTCAGCTGCGGGGACATCGCGACCTACCCGGGAAAGTACAAGCTCCTGATCACGGCCTGCAGCGAGGGAGCGGCGGCGGGAAACTCGGCCTACGTCTACGTGAAGCAGCCGAAGAAGTTCACGGTGGGCGAGCTGTACGCCGCGCCCAAGGAAGAGGGAGACGCGCAGCCGAAGACGGCCTAG
- a CDS encoding TldD/PmbA family protein, translating into MPNFAPRELMERVRTNAERSGASQAETYLEIVHFTEVRVRQREVELVQQSVIQGMGLRVFRDRRMGFMYTTDLRTPVLDEIVTRTIALAAEATPRDENKISEEPAPAALELEIDDPGVLRLGPADLTALARAAEENAFAQDKRVQSTRDARCGVQSNEIHFSSTYIPYQTYRASACWLAVEAVASQGTQKRTGGFADRKRIFADLETPERVGRKAATRALAKLGAAAVPSAKVAVIFEAEAAGEFLRGLFGAVSGPNVLEQRSFLAGKLGTAVASPLVTIVDDGTIRRGLGSRPFDGEGVQSRRNVVVDRGVLRRFLQTSVSARRMGVGTTGNAGRGYDSIPEVQPTNFFIDRGGQRLDRMIAETPRGLYVTDLAGFGIDVVSGEFSQQVEGSWIEAGKLAKPVEGITLGGRIPDMLLGIDAVGSDLEFRSNVASPSLRFKELTVGGA; encoded by the coding sequence ATGCCGAACTTCGCGCCGCGCGAGCTGATGGAGCGGGTCCGCACCAACGCCGAGCGCTCCGGCGCCTCCCAGGCCGAGACCTACCTCGAGATCGTGCACTTCACCGAAGTGCGCGTGCGGCAGCGCGAGGTGGAGCTGGTGCAGCAGTCGGTCATCCAGGGGATGGGGCTCCGCGTCTTCCGCGACCGCCGTATGGGCTTCATGTACACCACCGATCTCCGCACCCCCGTGCTGGACGAGATCGTGACGCGAACGATCGCCCTGGCGGCCGAGGCGACGCCGCGCGACGAGAACAAGATCTCCGAAGAGCCGGCGCCCGCCGCGCTCGAGCTGGAGATCGACGACCCCGGTGTGCTCCGGTTGGGACCGGCCGATCTCACCGCCCTCGCCCGCGCGGCCGAGGAGAACGCCTTCGCCCAGGACAAGCGCGTGCAGTCGACGCGCGACGCGCGATGCGGGGTGCAGTCGAACGAGATCCATTTCTCGAGCACCTACATTCCGTACCAGACCTACCGCGCCAGCGCCTGCTGGCTGGCCGTCGAGGCCGTCGCGTCGCAGGGCACGCAGAAGCGCACCGGCGGCTTCGCGGACCGGAAGCGGATCTTCGCCGACCTCGAGACGCCGGAGCGCGTGGGGCGGAAGGCGGCCACGCGCGCGCTGGCCAAGCTGGGGGCCGCCGCCGTTCCCTCGGCGAAGGTCGCGGTGATCTTCGAGGCCGAGGCCGCGGGCGAATTCCTGCGCGGGCTCTTCGGCGCGGTGAGCGGGCCGAACGTGCTCGAGCAGCGCTCGTTCCTGGCGGGGAAGCTGGGGACGGCGGTCGCGTCGCCCCTCGTCACCATCGTGGACGACGGGACGATCCGCCGCGGCCTGGGCTCGCGTCCCTTCGACGGCGAAGGGGTCCAGTCGCGGCGCAACGTGGTCGTGGACCGCGGCGTGCTCCGCCGCTTCCTCCAGACCTCGGTCTCCGCGCGCCGCATGGGGGTCGGAACCACGGGGAACGCGGGGCGCGGCTACGATTCGATCCCCGAGGTGCAGCCCACGAACTTCTTCATCGACCGCGGCGGCCAGCGCCTGGACCGGATGATCGCGGAGACGCCGCGCGGCCTCTACGTCACCGACCTCGCGGGGTTCGGCATCGACGTCGTGTCGGGGGAGTTCAGCCAGCAGGTCGAGGGGTCCTGGATCGAGGCGGGGAAGCTCGCGAAGCCGGTCGAGGGGATCACGCTCGGGGGGCGGATCCCGGACATGCTGCTGGGCATCGACGCGGTGGGGAGCGACCTGGAGTTCCGGAGCAACGTCGCGTCGCCGAGCCTGCGCTTCAAGGAGTTGACCGTGGGGGGCGCCTAG
- a CDS encoding TldD/PmbA family protein, with product MPWDKPISRRIFLRRGALVSTAVLTGTLAPSILFRRDAQAAIMGIGQELRDILNEETVNRILAEALQRGGDFAEVFAEQRFRTSIVLDDGKIDSVTYGYPRGAGVRVVRRTQTGYAYTDDITYNSLLDAARVSSSIVENQSPVSPISVAQRRLVAPFLLRAPAPLMVELAKFDLVRRMDQAARSVDPRIVSVRVEYQDEVRDVLIATSDGGYVLDRQYLLFASCAPTAVSGSARRMGFNSLGGRVEADYLTRVTPEATAQKAARQAITLLEAGPAPAGPMPVVIGPGWGGVLIHESLGHASEGDGVRRGTSLLTGKLGSVIASPLVRVVDDGRWVNGRGTAVTDDEGTPSQRTILVEGGGLVSYLLDKQNALLLGLRSTGNGRRQSYRQRPIPRMTNTYIDRGTDDPGSLLSDIPKGFYAADLGGGSVETTSGNFNFAVREGYLIENGKITRPVRSAVLIGNSLEFLQRIEGVGTDLIVDQTRGTCGKDGQSVPVGVGQPTVRVSSITVGGTAI from the coding sequence ATGCCCTGGGACAAGCCGATCTCCCGCCGGATCTTCCTCCGGCGCGGCGCGTTGGTCTCCACCGCCGTCCTGACCGGGACGCTCGCTCCTTCAATCCTGTTCCGCCGCGACGCCCAGGCGGCGATCATGGGCATCGGCCAGGAGCTGCGCGACATCCTGAACGAGGAGACGGTGAACCGGATCCTCGCCGAGGCCCTCCAGCGCGGCGGCGATTTCGCCGAGGTCTTCGCCGAGCAGCGATTCCGGACCAGCATCGTCCTCGACGACGGAAAGATCGACTCGGTCACCTACGGCTATCCGCGGGGCGCCGGCGTGCGCGTGGTGCGCCGCACCCAGACCGGCTACGCCTACACCGACGACATCACCTACAACTCGCTCCTCGACGCGGCGCGCGTCTCCTCCAGCATCGTCGAGAACCAGAGCCCCGTCTCTCCGATCAGCGTCGCGCAGCGCCGCCTGGTCGCGCCGTTTTTGCTGCGGGCGCCCGCGCCGCTGATGGTCGAGCTGGCCAAGTTCGACCTGGTGCGCCGCATGGACCAGGCGGCGCGGTCCGTCGATCCGCGCATCGTCTCGGTGCGCGTCGAGTACCAGGACGAGGTGCGCGACGTGCTGATCGCGACCTCCGACGGCGGGTACGTCCTGGACCGGCAATACCTGCTCTTCGCTTCCTGCGCCCCGACCGCGGTCTCGGGGAGCGCGCGGCGGATGGGCTTCAACAGCCTCGGCGGGCGCGTGGAGGCGGATTACCTGACGCGCGTCACGCCGGAGGCGACGGCGCAGAAGGCCGCGCGCCAGGCGATCACGCTCCTCGAAGCGGGGCCGGCTCCCGCGGGGCCGATGCCGGTCGTGATCGGGCCCGGCTGGGGCGGCGTGCTGATCCACGAGTCGCTGGGGCACGCCTCGGAAGGGGACGGCGTGCGGCGCGGCACCTCGCTGCTCACGGGCAAGCTCGGGAGCGTGATCGCCTCCCCCCTCGTCCGCGTGGTGGACGACGGGCGCTGGGTGAACGGACGCGGCACCGCGGTGACCGACGACGAGGGCACGCCGTCACAGCGCACGATCCTGGTCGAGGGGGGCGGTCTCGTCTCCTACCTGCTCGACAAGCAGAACGCGCTGCTCCTGGGACTCCGCTCCACCGGAAACGGGCGCCGCCAGTCCTACCGGCAGCGTCCCATCCCGCGCATGACGAACACCTACATCGATCGCGGCACCGACGATCCCGGCTCGCTCCTGAGCGACATCCCGAAGGGGTTCTACGCGGCCGACCTCGGCGGCGGCTCGGTCGAGACGACGAGCGGCAACTTCAACTTCGCGGTCCGGGAGGGGTACCTGATCGAGAACGGGAAGATCACGCGACCGGTCCGGAGCGCGGTGCTGATCGGCAACTCCCTCGAGTTCCTGCAGCGGATCGAGGGGGTGGGCACCGATTTGATCGTGGACCAGACGCGCGGCACCTGCGGCAAGGACGGGCAGTCGGTCCCGGTCGGCGTGGGGCAGCCCACCGTGCGCGTCTCCTCGATCACGGTCGGCGGGACGGCGATCTAG